The Fusarium fujikuroi IMI 58289 draft genome, chromosome FFUJ_chr05 DNA segment TAGAGGGCAATTgtaggtaaatataatatactaaaagtaggGATTTCTTACTTtataaggcataatagatttaggggataaaaataaagctaaacttaagattaataataactattataaagttacgtaaagctatataacccttttaAGTAAGGGGCTATAATTAATCGGACCTATATTTACCctgcttatattaaattataaggaatattaaTTACAGCactatatagtataaggtTAGCctactaaaagataaattttggcatagatgtcgatttggccttctgtacTGTTGAATGCTAAGATGTATTGTGCCGTGTGCTCAGACGTTACATTCTCCAATTTCCAGCCCAATAGGAACCGACATAGTGAAATTCCAGCTGCATTAAATTTCGAAGCAGGTTAATATGGATAATCTTTTACCTTAAGCCGGATAGCCAGCCCTAGCCATTACGCAACTTGCCCCATTCTAGCGCTGTGAATAGATACTGGCAATAGTAACGCCATAGAAACATACAATACATATCCATAGCATGGTACAATGGCTCGATAAGTATATAGGTCTGATGGTATTCTTTTCACTATTAGGAAGGAGTCTCTCAAGCCATTTACCCACTCCCTCAAGACTCTTTATTATTTCACTACCTACCTTGCCATTTACCTCTTCATTTGCCAGCCAATATTCCAAAATGGGTATTAAAATCAGCGAAAAGTTTCTCAATGATCTAACCACCAAGCTTATCAAGGCCGCCGATAGTGGCCAAAAGCTGGGGGTCACCGACCCCGAAGAGGTCGGACAATATGTCTGCTCCGTCCTGGCTCTGGGTTGTGAACTTATCCCAGTCATTGGGAGCAGCCTTAGCGCGCTTACTACACTGTTCGGAAGTTTACTCTTTCATCCAAATGCAACTGAGAAGATCTGGGAGAAGCTACGAGAGCGCGTCGAGGCACTTGCTAAAACCAAGATCACAGAAACTCAGTTGAGCattctgaggaagaagatccGAGGTCTCCAAGATAATATGGAGAACTACACACGGGTCTGGGAAGACTACAAGGATTCATCTGGCGATGAGCAGATGAGAGCAAGGGACACGCTCAAAATGACTCACATCGCCTTTTTGAGCGTAGTCAGAGCTGCTATTCCTGAGTTTCGGGTCGAAAGTTTTGCAGTGCCTTCTCTTCCCTTATTTGCTCTTGCAGCCAATATCCACCTCATGCTGCTATCCGATGGCATCAGGCATGGCATAGCCTGGGGCTACTCTGAAAAGAACATCAACACAATGAGTGCCGAGTTTAAGAAGAAAACTTCGCCCCAGGGTGTTGTTGGATATGCAGCAACGATGGCCTCGGAACAGAACCATCTACTCAAAGGGGCTATCGCCACGGCCATCGACCTGGAAATGCCAAGTACTATAGTCGCTACATGGGAAGACGCATATTCTGACCTCGCTGTTCCTGCATCAGGATACACAGGGAATGGTGAAGGATACGATGATCTTGACTATGCAACCTACGCCTACaaggtctattataaaggGCGGGGGCAGGTCAAACCTTACCATGCGGAGCTTAATGACGCCGACAACAGGGGAGGCACAGCTGCAGCCACTCTCAGGGCCTACGCGGACTACGACTCTGGTATGGTCATGAATGTGCTCAACTACGCCGAATACTGGCCATACTTGGCGGGAGACAAGATGCCCGAGTCTGTCTTGAGAAAATTGGACCGAGAGATCTACTTCGGCCCGTTTGGTCGTCACACGACTAATGCTGCATGGAGCGAGTACAGTGAAGCTCCTGTCACTGACCGTGGTCCTCCCATCACTTCCGCGTACGTGAGGGGATGGGATGACATTGATGGACTGCAGATGAGGTACGGAAACTCCTGGGGTCATGCTTATGGGTCGACTACTGGGGGTGCGCCAAAACAACTCGACCTTGCTGAGGACGAATACTTCTACTGGGTCAGCGTTTACTACGGACAGAAACTTGGAAAGGTCAGATTTTGGAACAACAAAGATAAGGCATTGGAATGTGGTAGTGGAAAGCATGGATCATACTATGGCTGTGCTGCACCACCAGGCTACAGATTGACAAGTGTCTATATTACGAAGTGGGAAAGCTTCACTCCACCAGGCTGTGAGGGTATCATCTTGGGCTTCAGGCCGTCTATCATCGAGTTCACGCCTAAATAAGCAGGTTCACTTTTATGTAATGAATGGAATGGTAATTGCTATATCTTTAGCATAGTAACAACATGCGCCCTCTAGCTATGACCCAATGCAGAGACTGGCTGGAGTACTACGTCTATTAGCACGAACTATTACAAAAACAATACCGACAAAGAGAATGATAACATTTTTCACTTGTGTTAAGAAGTATGGAATCTATTCAGTCTGAATAAACGGATTACATATAAGGCCACAAAACAACATAGACAAAGCCAATAGAACAAAGGATTATTCTAAAATAGATTCCACCTCATTGGGACATTTTCTTGAATTAAAAGGATAAAGACGCTAAAGGTGAGAATTGCCACAATCTTTTAAAAATGCTATTCTGGGAAACTTAACAAAGAATGAATTGTGtttaacttaaaggcatGACATCGCGCCGCGACAAAGCGATACGAAACGTGTAGCTCAGCTCagaatataaataattagatgCCTTCTTTCTATACTTCACTAAGAAAATTTTATACAAACACAAATACCTACCAACTATTATTTGCAAGACATACTATTTACAGAGTCATCACTTAATTGAGAAGCACTAAAGATGGATCCCCGACTACGATCGACCACAGtttctcccttctcaagCCCTTCGACTACACAGAGCGATATTTACTTCATTATATTCTCCTCCGAAAATACTCGGGAGATGAAAACATGACACACCAAGAGGCAGACAGAGGCACGGATCCGCCTGGATGAATATAAAGCGGAACACTTTGAGAGGATGCGTGAAGAATCGAGACAATTGGGCCAGTGGGAAGAGCGCGAACAGGTGAGAGACTGGAAATACTGGAAAGAGATAGAGCATAACCTCGACGATTTCATTTATTTAGAGGATTTGTCTGAAGATGAATGGTTTGAAGCgggtgaggttgaggaagaagaatctgACGACAATGGATCTGACGACGATAaatctgaagatgaagcacCCAAAGATGATTGGTCTGGAAGCGAAGTGTCTGAGGGTGATAGATCACCCAGTCCGAACGGTATGGACATAGATTTGCCGGAACCCACCAGCGAAGATCTCACTCTTCAGGTCTCAGCGCTTCAGATTTCTGGCAAAAGGCCAGACGGTGAAGGTGGCGGAGTGACAAGGACGGCCAAGAAGCGTGCTTTTCACGATAGCGACGACACTGATGATGCAGTTGCGTCTGGTTATCAGCGCGCAAAAGTCGAGCATTGGCGAAAATGCTACAATAAGTATCCGTGGATGGGGTGAAGCTTTGGCTGATGGGCTGAAACTAGAGAGGGGATATggagataataaaaaggtaagTCTTTACGTgtatattaagaatataaaTAACAGTAAAGGGTATAGATTCTTTCTAAATAAATAGCAATAGCTATACTGAAGTTTTAAGTGCGGATTctctattaactttaatataagataaataacatttataaataacctcattttattacttaagttCTATAAGATAGTATTTAGGAAAGGAACGCCTAATTCTGGACTAACTACAGCAACTAAGCTCTGAGTAGAGTCTCTACCTCTTCTGTAATATCTCGTAAGGGGAAAGATGTCCTGTTGCCAGGCAAGGTTCCATTAATAGCATCGCCAAAGAACTCTGTGACAGCATAAATACTATCAGAGATCTGCACAGATGCAACAGTGAACCCGCCCTGGCTGAGGTAAGGATTGGAGATAGTTCCGAGATTCTCCGTAGACTTCCACTTTCCATTGCTGGATCGCAAAACAACAGTGCCGTTGGTATTGTCACTGACCAGAAGAACAGTACCGGCGTAGAGTGAGGGCAAATGCAAGCCATCGAGATTCTGACCCAAGGCTTTGCCATTCTTTGATGTCGGAACACGAACCGGCTTGCCCTTCGCTGCCTTGATATCGAATGTGTAAAGCTGACCATCCGTGTTATCGGTCACGAAGAGGGTATCGCCTTTGCGGGAAATTCCCGAGAAGCCGTGAATGGTATGGTTGGCTGGCTCGACGAGATACCATGGGACAACCGACTTTCCATCTGcgctgactttgatgagactgCTCGGAAAGGTTCCGAGAACGAAAGTGTTgccttcatcatcgcttTCGCTGTCTTGGAAACCGCCGTATACACCATTGGTTGCCTTGGTCAGGTTCGCTCGCCACAGTAAAGAATTGTCTACAAGGTCGAACTTAACAAGCAAGTTGTCGCCCTGGATATTCTGGCCACCGGTATCAAAGGCAGCGCCCGCGTCGATGACAACAGAGAGTCGGTCCAGAGTGTCGACACGCACACCGCTTGAATGGAGGAGAGGGTCACCGCTGAGCCCGGGAGCCTCGAAGGTATGCACTATCTTTCCACGGTAGGGGTCCCAGGCGACAGCAGTTGCATTGTACAAGACGCTATGCTAAATGTCAGGCCTTTTTTTCGTTACTCTTTTTGATCTTCGATCAGTACTAACCTGGAGTACACAAGACAACGGCGCGTATCGAAGTCAACATTCTCTGGGTACAACTGGTACGCATCAATCGTCTTATTGCCAGAAATCGATGGACAAGTGTAAGGACGAGGGATTGAGAACGCGAGGCTAGCGTGAACGGCCAAGCCGAGAAGAGTGATCTTGGATTGCATGGTAATTGTTGGACTTGTGTTTCGTCGATTCAAGGTGCACGATGAAATGTGATTGAGGATGGTGGCCAGCTGTTTTTGAGGCGGAATGCAACATTGTACTTATACATGCAGGGCTGCAGGGTTTATCTGATCTTCTAATTATTGTGAAATCGTTCTGAATTGTTTTTACGTATGTTTCGTCATGCTTGCGGCTATGCCGCCATTGGATTGAACCTTATTATGACAAAGATATCCGGTGGGATAATAATGCAACTGAGCAAAGCGCGAGCTTGGACCTAACATGAAAGGAAAGGCCGTAAGTAGTGACCCACTGAATGGGATACCCAGAGTGGGATACAGTTTGCACGTCCAATGCTGATTGAATGGGAGCTGCTGTTGCACGTGATATCCCACTCGATATCCCACTCGGTTCTATCACATGGAAGCAAGGtgatatttaattagttcaAGTAATTATTGTCAGTATACCCACTGGTAGTCATGGGTGTTTCTGAGCTTTGAAACGAGACGCTATAAGACTTGGGGAACTTTCATAACTATATTGACGATAAAAGCAAAACAATATCTCAACTCCTGTCCGTTCCAAGCCTTCGCGTAGGCAATCCAACAAGGTCAAAATTAATAACTCGAATGTCCCCACTCCCATAGGCGAGAACGAGAGCGTCTGCCTCTAGGATGAAAGCGCCAGATCGAAATTCTGTAGGAAGCCGCATGAGCCTAGCAGCTAGGCTCGCCAGGTTCATTAGCATCAAGCCTGGTATAGCTCGTTTCTGTAGACTTGGTCTGGATCTGGGAATCATGAGGGCCCGACTTGTCCACTTCATCAGTCTTTTGATCTGAACGCCTCTTCACCACTGCGTATTTTTCGGGGATTCTATTCTCCAATGATTTGCTAATCCCACCTAATAAGGACGTTAGCAAAGTCCCAGAATGCCTCGAGAACCTTAAATATGTGCAGGTTTCGCGCGAGAGAAAAAAATACAGAGGATTTGATATAAGTACTTGGCGACCACAGGTGCCCATATCAATGCAGCCACCAATTGACCAATGTTCCAATCTTCACCAGGTGTGACCATATGTGAGATCAAGTAGCAGGCTTTGCCGATAAAGACGAGTAGCGCAATCTCAGAAGCGAAGTAGAAGACCGGCAAGACTACCGCGGCGCCGAGCCTTGTCGTGTCCATGATCTTTGAAACGGCTGGACTCTCGTACCATAACTTGTACCGTTTTAACCCACTGACAGCTATAGCCACCTTTTCGAGCACCAAAACGCCATACGACACAAATATCCACGGCATCACGCTCGGGCCGGGCAGCAGATAGAAACCTGAACTACCCGAGCAATAAGCCCGTAACGAGGTGTTGTAGCCGCATTCTTGCACGGAGAACTTGCTCGAGAACATGCCCCAGAGTTTGTCTTGCTGGTAGCTCAACGCCGTTTTGTAGATGACGGCTGCTCCCATAATGAGAACCACGGCGCACAAGAGTAGTGAATAGACGGAGCTGCGGCACATGCGCCTCAAGCTGAGCTGATTGAGGACGATAGGCAGGAGGACAAACTGCGCTGACTGTCGGATCCACTGCTGGTCGACAAGGTAGCTTGAAATGCTGCTGGCATCTATGAACTCGGCACCTCTGAGGGTTGCTATCAAGAGAGCGATTTGGATGGCCAAGACGAAGAATACCTGTGCTTCCTGAAACTCGACGAGTAGATTAGTTGTAGCGTCTGCTATGCGAGactcctcgaccttggatAGGAAGTGTGTGACGCGAGGGCTGAGAGTTCCGTTCGTGATTGAGAGTTTATCACGGAACCATTTAATGGTTGCGGATGTAGTGAAGAGGCGAGAGATAACAAACATATAGATTGCAGCTATAGCCTGCAGCATATAAGACAAACGAACCTAAAATTCAAAAAAGCTTGAAGATCAGCCAAGTGCGATAAGTTATTCGTATCTTTCTGCCAGTTGGGTGTATTTGTCACTTACGCCTGGTCCGCCAATGTCTGTGTTAAGTTGGTTCTTGGGCACGGTCGCACATAGTTCCGCGATATCAGTAGTCAGACTCGTGAGAATTCCCATTTCCGTGCTTGGGGCCTGATAACCCACGACATTTTCGGCATGGCAGTCTCCAAAAGTGTCGTCGACGGTGCAAGAGGCCCTGATACAATTCCATGTCAAGTTCAGAACTCGAGCACCATCAAATCCCGTTATATCAGGAACGCCAACCATGGAAGCAGTCCTGCTCGTCGCCTTGATGTAGGACGAGCTAATGTTGAATGAGGCTGTCGTGCCGATGGAGAGAGCGGCGAGTGCCAAGCACGAATATTGCGACTGCCACGTCTTGAAGAGCAGCGACGGATCGGAACATACTTGGGTACAATTAATATCACCACCTACAGATATCGCGCAACCGTCGCCATAGATAGTGAGGGGGGACCCGTTGAATCCGCTCGTGGGGAACAGACTGAACATGACATTGGCGTTGTTGAGGGTGTCTTTGAATATCATCTCCTCGTCTGCCATCGCCATATGCAGGTCCGAGCTCGAGTTTTGCACATAGCGAAGGAGGCTTGGCGTGCCGGACATCGTGAGAACATCGGTTCGACTTTGATTTATGCTGGCTTCGTCTCTGTTATGAGCCGGGAGAACAAAAGCTGCATATGAATAGGTAGGCAAAAGAAGGTAACACGTGAAAATAGGAAATTTAGTAGCAGAGTATGCTATTTTAATGTCTTGGGCTTTCTCCtactattaagtaatttcCATTCAATTTTGGCCGCCGTACATAAGTAAGCACTAGCCAAAGGCATGGCCTATAGATACCAATGTCAAACGGAGTAAGGCCTCCACCCCGGTCAATTTGCACATGCAACAATGTCAGATCGGCGAAGAGAACGTGTCTACTTATATACTGGATAGCATCTTATTCCTCCTTTATTCGTTGAAACCCCATCCCTTAGCGTCGTTGTAATGCAGTGGCCTGTTGACACTTATTgttaataagaaaatagCTGGCGCGGTAAAACGGCAATCGATTATCAGTATATGCGGGATTTTCAGGTTATAATTATCAGCCAGGAATAATCAGCCAATCAGTATGTATGGAAATACGAAAGAAGGTTAGTGTTAGAGAAAGGAGTTTCAGCTACagtattaaaaaggcttagcTAAATCCCGAAATCTAAAGCAGGCAGAAAGGATGGTTGCATTTTCTTGCAGTCTTAAGTAAGCTTTATGCCGTTTTAGCCGAGCAGTTTATATGGTCTTAGCCAGGGAGATTCTAATTATTAGTCGTGTCctcttaaatttaaagtcCTATCCTAGCTTTAGGTACATTGCGCTTTGCACATAATACCATACCTTCTACTATCTCTATCTCAGCTCGCTGCAGCCATATctaggcctatatcttttagCAATATCACATCAGCttaagctaatatttaataactaattagtgGTTAGTTTCTGTTATAATAGAGTCCCACTCCTGCATTGTCTCCAAAACATCCCTTACTTTGGCCCCAATCTCTTCTACCGCATCTTTCCCAACAGGGAGACGAAACGGGATGCTTTTCCCTTCTGCACAGCCCTCTTGTCTGACCAGGTCAAGTACAATCTCGACAAACCTTTCTGGATTTCCAGGCTGCTTCAAGTCTCCACCATGAAGATGTTTATGATGAGTTTCGGAAGCTGATTCATAATCGGCAATTTGACTCTGCTTTGGCTGAAGATGGCCTGTTGACAGCAGAGGGGTTCGAAAGCGTCCGGGTTCCATCAAGAGGGTGCGAAGACCAAGGGCCTGGGTTTCGTTATGCAGACTTTCAACAACGCCTAACTTTTATGTCAGAACCGAGATGGAAATATTGTCGGGGTCAAATTAGAAGCAACCGACCTTCAAGAGCAAACTTTGAACCCGCATAAGCTCCAGTAAACTGGTGCCCGACCCAGCCAGACAAAGAACTAATAAAGACCATAGTCCCTGATTTCCTGGCTCTCATATGCGGAAGCACTGCACGCGTGATCTTGATTGGACCAAAGACGTTGGTCTCGAAGGAGGAAACGAATTCATCGTAGCTGGATATGTTAGCAAGGTCGACAATACCAAATACTTATCAGGAAGGATACCTGAGATCTTCCCAAGAGCCAGCAGC contains these protein-coding regions:
- a CDS encoding putative trichothecene biosynthesis gene; translated protein: MQSKITLLGLAVHASLAFSIPRPYTCPSISGNKTIDAYQLYPENVDFDTRRCLVYSSVLYNATAVAWDPYRGKIVHTFEAPGLSGDPLLHSSGVRVDTLDRLSVVIDAGAAFDTGGQNIQGDNLLVKFDLVDNSLLWRANLTKATNGVYGGFQDSESDDEGNTFVLGTFPSSLIKVSADGKSVVPWYLVEPANHTIHGFSGISRKGDTLFVTDNTDGQLYTFDIKAAKGKPVRVPTSKNGKALGQNLDGLHLPSLYAGTVLLVSDNTNGTVVLRSSNGKWKSTENLGTISNPYLSQGGFTVASVQISDSIYAVTEFFGDAINGTLPGNRTSFPLRDITEEVETLLRA
- a CDS encoding related to ketoreductases, giving the protein MSQLVWLVTGCSSGFGSEFVRQILSRGDKVIATARNSARIESLASQGAAVLELDVKDSQDKIDQIIAKAIAIYGRIDVLVNNAGFVAAGSWEDLSYDEFVSSFETNVFGPIKITRAVLPHMRARKSGTMVFISSLSGWVGHQFTGAYAGSKFALEGVVESLHNETQALGLRTLLMEPGRFRTPLLSTGHLQPKQSQIADYESASETHHKHLHGGDLKQPGNPERFVEIVLDLVRQEGCAEGKSIPFRLPVGKDAVEEIGAKVRDVLETMQEWDSIITETNH